The Humulus lupulus chromosome 7, drHumLupu1.1, whole genome shotgun sequence region gaacaaagcaaagttaagATGAATCCTTATAAACAAATAAGACGAGGGAAGAAAAAGACACGAAGTAAACTTACTGCGGTGGCCTAatggcggagagcctgggagatgaacagcacatccgggttggctatcgtggcgtaccgcttgagctggaggttggacatggtgttccccacctggccCAATAGGTCCGCCGCCAAGGGGGTCGTTTCTTGCCTAAGCTTAGGGCGAAAGCCTGTCTCGACAGCTGGCCAATCCACGATCAGCTGAGGGGGGCTGAACGCCGCCGAGCACTCCGCgaactcgacctgacgacggATCATCAGGGCCTTGTATGTCTTGTCTCTCCAATCCCAACCATTCTCCCAGGTCCAGGCAATCAGCCGAGACTACTCGTCCCGCACGACGGCTTCCCCCTCTTTGAGTAGTTCCAGGCGTATGGGGAGGGCCGGTAGTGCGGGAATCTCTTTCATGGTGAGCCGACTCTCGCCGTGCGACTCATCGCCCAAGCCAGCTCGCTTGGTCCAGGGCCTCTTCTTCCCGGTGCTGGCCTCCTCAGTGCCCGCGTCCAAGCCCTTTTTCCCGGACCTCCGGCTGGCCGCAGTTCACATCTCCAGATCAATTACCAGGTGTTGGGCAGAGCTGGGGACTGCAGCCGGGTCAACGGCCTGGATGGGAACCACGGCAAGCACTCCCCCACCGGGTCGAAGTTCCTCCCTTGGCGCCTCCTTGCTGAGGGTTGGGTCCAGGCCTACCGCTTCATTTGTCTTTTTGGCAGCGTTCCTGGCCGCCCGGTCCTTGAGGAGTTGCCTCAGTTCGCTCGCGGGGGTAGACATGTCGGAGTCTCCTGCAAAAACACGAAAAAATGAGTTAGTACGATTAACCAAGAGAATCATAATCAAAACTAAGAGTGACCCAGGACGAACCCTCTTCTAAGCTCCGGGCGCGAATCAACTCATCTAACACGAATGAATGGACTCAgtcccccatgtcgtccgggttcaagaaattcccgtactgaaggaacccggacaaGAACATGAGAacctccgagcctacggggacgggagacgaaggtccatctccccgtcagccccgaacgcggggcctcgGAATGCTatcctatccctagctaagtccttGACTTGGGGAACATAAGCTAAGAGCAAAGGTGAATTACCTCGCCCCGATATGCTAGCCCCGGGGGTCCCCGTGTTCGGTAGGGCATCCTCGAATAGCTCTTCCAGCTCCTCTGAAGTAGCCGCCTCCGTCTGGGCCAGGTCCCTTTTCCGCTTGGCCGCGTCGGCTCACGCCGCCTTCTCCACTTCCGCGATGTGCTCCAGGGCCAGCTGTTCCCTGATGGTGACATTCTTCTCACACTGGATTTCCCGAAGGCTCGGGATGACAATATTATGGTGGGCCGCGAGCATCCTGACCAGTCTGAGGTTATTCCTGTTGACGTAGCCTCCTACGTCCAGGTCCTCCACACTCAGCCTGGAGTAGAACCTCCTCCGTTccaggatgaactgggtgaggggaTTTTGAGCGAAAGGTCCTAACACCCGGAGGAACATGATgagaaatgaagaaaaagagaaaaaataaaaaagaggaaaaggatcggggaagcacttacccacttgttggaagtccagcagcaacatggggttcttctccacgaggaacacggacgtcatgaaccagtagtgacggacgtccgggggatgcttccaagAGCTGGTGGGAGCGGGGTAGCTACCTCGCGACTTTAGTCTGTAGAAgccgtccaaggtcttgtccttggcgttgacctgcggctccatcttgtagaaatacaagatttCCGCAGGGGTCAGCTCCGCAATCTCCTTCGGGATGCAGAATACTCGCCATCCTGCGAGCAGTCGGTAGGCTTGTGGCAGGAGCTGGAAGGGTGCGATCCCCACGTACGTCAGGAACTGCACGAAGTAGTCGTGAAGCGGGAGTGTGGCTCCCGCGCTGATATGGCCAGCTCTCCAGGCCCCAAACCCTTCTACGGACGTGTGCGCCCGCTCCTCTATCCTAGCCAGGCGGTTGTGGAAGATTCCgggagtggactctatgcccaggTGCTTCTCTAGGATGTACATCGTCCGctagttccggaacaggttggtcaacacgtccatctcccatctgttgcccTTGGGGGTCCGGGACCCGGAGAGGACGACAAgggccctgttgacttcctcctcTAAGTGAAGGGTGACGCTCGTGGCCATGATTGAtaatctgggaacaaagaaaagaaaccaagcagtcagtacctaaacccaagaaagtcggttaaggtacggggggtctcctaagtactgcttggagtcccctccggatcgggTCTGGGATCACCAGGGAACCGcgagacccagatcgggaacgaaAAAGGGGCTACTAAGTAGGCTCCACCGTTTTTCCAGGAAGCATCCAGACCCGGAGTAACCCggaccaggcggccttcctaacaatGATCCTAAGTGTGAGCAGATTCTAGCAACCTAAGCATATGAACTAAAAGAACAGCCTACGTTCATGTATTCACCAAGAAGGTCAGAAAgacttactgtgagttgttggcCGTAAAGGGTGGTGGTTGTCCGACGGTAAGGACGGCAGAACTTCGTTCTTGAACTGGTGAAGCCGATTCAGCAACTCGTCGATAGGGCAGACCCAGGACGTGCGCTCAGGCGGAGGGGCAGACGTTGTGACTTTTGGAAATAGACGACGGCGTAGAATAATCAGGCAGTGAAGGATTTCTTTAGCGATATCGGACATACAAAGCTTCTCAGTTCTTGAAATGGCTCGAGTGTAAAAGTGTCAAATGAATGTCTGAGGAGTATTTATAAAGGCCCAAATCCTGGCCTCTAATCCAACGAATGGAAATCTCCCCATCGAACGGTCCAAAATCGTGTAGGGGCATTTATGAGAACTCTTAAGCTGGATCCTCGCCATTTCAAATCTAACAGCCTAGGAGAGGTGAATGttaaaggtcgccccatcctatggTCCACATTAGCATAGGAGCATTAATGAAGGACCCTCGTGCGGATGGGATGCTTTGGAATCTGTgctgacacactagcctaggcctagtgaCCCTTGAGGTAGTtaggtgacctttcgaggtcaTGTGCCATCTTTGCAGCAGTTACTTAGCGACACGTGTATCCCTGCCACGAAGCGGGACTTAGGTAAATGTACCCAGACACTGGTAAATGGTCTGGGCTCAGCATGCGGCCAGCGTCATTGCCCTTTACCACAAACCCACGATTCCAAGCAGGAACTAGGAAGGCACCGTGGAGTATCTAGGaacaaggcaagcctccacctcgcggactcaggcgaaggcttggggggtaaatgttatccccatttcctgtcgtgggccggggacgatggtccaggcccatggtcggGGTATTGGatatgggcccagcccaggcccgcttAGTACGGGAGTAACCAAGGACTACGTCCCAAATGTTGTTCCGGACCCGGATGGTGTACGGGAAGGTGATCCAGGATAGTCGCCCAGGAGACGTATGGTCAGCTGGGACTATGGTCGAAGTGTACGCGAAACGATCctggagcctggtaaacggtccaggcctctggtaaacgaagagggacagaggtaaacgaacccgggtcgtgTCCTCCAGGTTAGCAGGAAAAGGCATCCATGACCCTGAAGTCGCCCCACGACGTGTGGGagcccacttttcacctgcggagaAGGCCACCTCAGGATTGCACGCTGCTGTTTCAGACCTGCATTGCCAAGTACACTGACtggctttgtcccctgaatcttcctcgtaactcggagtgcccagaccaaaagcaccattttttcgggcgaaatatagttcttgggttGCCCCATTGGGCCTTAATTCTTCTTGGACCTATGaatttttatcttttgtattgggcttccgccagagaagccaagagtatccacacctttgatcggcctgggtcatacccggcccagacccagtgttcctgtgagcctataaatacaggcgatagagcactggaaaagggatctctcttcaacttgtatacagttactctgtcaaaacatagagagaaactccattgtaaaagactttccaagctctaatacaactgactcgtggactaaggctcactaacgtcccaaccacgtaaaaatcatgtttttatcttctaaattccatatcattagtcttatctaatattcattagtatagtttccaaaaatctcggtaaacaaaaaccaaaatacaactctatgcaaaaatacaatggacaagatgattgattaaaagaatattacaactcaattgctcaaaatacaagtaaaaaagaaagatgtagaagaagaagattacaaactcaatactataataatacaagtaaaaaggaagaacaagaggaacaaaagaatgaaaacacaaacaaactctcacacaaccaaagtgtagagtagtggggatcaccaacttgaacaaagtttaaaacctttgtccaaaagcttatttccccctaactcaagcactaagggatctctcacagattttggaaatgctttctggaataatcaagcctcaaggtgtattttccagccaagtgctttgtgaatggaaaattgtgtgtcatacaagtcagcattaggctcctatatatagagtttgagatacccctttgaatttcaaattccaccaacccccatggctgttaccaatgtttaattggatgtttatggaattaaaatgaagatttgggagttatttgggatgttagaacagttcaatttggaaaaaactgaaaattcacataggttgtcagcctcactggccgcggccaggactttttagtggccgtggccactagcttctgtcccccaggccgcggcctctgaaagtcagtggccgtggccacatgccatttcagcacaaaaaagtcatttttccaaaacgtctcaaatcatttcccacatgattttgtaacgtccaaacacctattgggagttagaaacatgtctccaacaaccatatttcatcatggttttgtgaaatccaatctcaaatgtataacatataatatacacattattaggtaatatttaggagttacaaatttgtaactgattttgtaactctaaaatatatcacatttgggcacacacatgtatctaatttttgtgactctcaataatatgttacaaggtgtgacaaattacATTTTGTCATactatttaatctaacattaaattatatgaaataatataacacaatgCACCTGCGACTACCAGTCATGCTCTTTGGGAGTGTACGACATTGAAGACAATTATATTGGAGTGGTCAACAAAAGGTTTGGATGAACTTAAAGGTTGCCATTATTTGTATGTTATGATATTGGAATGCATGTACTTACTATCCAGACAGGAAATGGAGCAATTCTTAACGTTGTGGTGAAGGATATGGTATCCCTGTAACAAAATCATTCATGATCACCTTTGGATCAAGGATGAGTTTGTATCAACTTGGTCACTTGACTTTCTGAGAAGATACCAAATGGCCCAAGTTATAGCCAATACCGTGGGCACTACTAAATGTGCATTTGGGCGTGATGAGTCTCTCGCTAGCCAAATGGAGGAAGATACCATATGTTTATTTGTTGATGCTGGGGTGGATAGTAAGCACATGAAGGGGGGTCTGGGAGCAGCATTTTATGATAAGGATGGAAGTGTTTTAGCCTCCTCAGCCACACCTCTCTTTTCCACAATGGAACCTTATTTGGCTGAGGTTTCTACCGTGCTTCAGGGCCTCTCATTGTGCCTGCGTCTTGGGTATATCATGGTGATTGTTAGGTGGGACTGTCTTAGGGTGTGTCAGGCAATCTGTAATAACTCAGAGAGTATCTCAGAGTTTGAAGTGCTCCTTCATGACATCATGAGTTTGAGTTGTAAACTTAAGGCATTTTCCAATAGACATTTTAATAGAGTTAATAATAGTGTCTCACACTCTCTAGCGCAGCTGGTTCTTTCTATGGAAGAGACCAAGGTCTGTTGACCAAGATTTGTAGACTCTTCTTTTTATGACTCTTTCGCTTTATTCGCCTTAACGAAATTATTCATTTTTACTAAAAAAATTTGAAGAATTACTGCATATTTATTTATAGTGATCACCACGATCCAAATATCTAGTGAAAGGGCGGCATTATATTAGGATCCTAATTTGAATTTTAAGTCGAGGCCAATTACGTAGACGGCCCAATCTTTGTCTCAATCATTTGGACCAATTACatgagtataaatatatatatatatatatatatatgattattggCAAGTTTGTCAATTCTTCTTAGTAAATGAGACTGCAAAAAGTTCAATTGGCATGTACAAGTGTACTTGAACGTTATTATATATTAatgattgtgtatttttatatatatatcaaccaaaaaaagaaaagaaaaatttgcTACAACAAAATTGTATTCTTGGTAAACCTTAGACTACTAAATTATACTATATTGACCTCTTATTCCCATTGAACTTATAATTAACCATTCCAGACATAGTGAGAACACACTTAGTTTGTGGGAGCTTGTGGTgggatgcatgttgtttccataTACAGTATAACTGAATTTTTAAATGCAATGATAAAAATGATTAGTATGTGAATTTTGTGGCAAAttgataattcaaaaatataggTTGTGTTGggtaaaaattatattttcgaattttttaaacacaaaaaaaatatattatttttatttttgtttctttatttaaaaaaaatatatatgtttggtaactatttttgtttaacaatataaaatgaggtgttgatttgaagaatgGAAGAGAAAAAACGAAAAGTCGAAaacagtttttatttttaaaatttaataaattttaattaaaaattttaaaaataataaataaaaatagaattattaaacactattttaagtttaattatcaaatttttaatttataaaataaaaaattatttttttcgtattaccatacaacatcataaattaaacaataaagcaaaaataaaaggtataaaaaataatggaaattacaaatAAGATTTATGTAAGGGATCGTTGTAAATGTTAGGTATTAATAATGGCAATAAATTATCCAAAATCGGGCCAAATTGTTGAATATTATGCACTATCTTAATCCCAGTGTTGAATCAATGCATATTAAGTGCTGACCGTACGCAAGTCTTTGTTTGACTATTATGATTGTGGGGGTATCCAAGTTGAGACAACCAAAATggactaaaatatataaatatatatatatatccatgtcATCAGTTTTATCTTCAAAAAAGAAAACGAGCGACTTATCAAGTGGCTCAAAAGTTAAGTCTTTGGTCAAAATAAAACATCAAAGAGTTTAACAGCTTTAGTTTCGAACTACTTCGTGAATTTCTTTATTTCGTTCAAGAAGTAGAAAATATTGTGCctttaaaagaataataaaaatctaagaagaagaagaagtagagtTACTATTAATTCGACGTGCTGACCTTAAATTtggtattttattttgtttacttAGGTACTTTTAGTCCTTCTTATTATACGAACAATATGCTATAAAATCAATAGTAATTcgaatttattaaataaagaatAAATTGTATCAATAGTCTTTGTATGTTATATTATACATACACAACTattttaatacttaataaaaaaCGATATATGGAAAATAATTAGACGATTCATTTGAAATATGCATGACACCTAACACACTCCGGTATTCCCCCACCaatgataaaagaaaaatatagtaATAGATCGATAGAAAATGAGAATTTTAAGACTtgtatattataataaatatccgAAAATTTATACGTAAATACATAAAGGGAAAAAGCCAAAAAATGTGAAACACATGAGACTTTTTTTCGGTAATGAAGTGACATGGATATTTCCCAACTTGTTACCCAAaaaaggttcataaacatatccaatgccctctctctcacacacactaCACGTACATGACTCTCTCAACCCAAAATCCCAACTATAAAACCTCAACTCCAATCCCACCTTTTCTGTCTGATTACACTCAATAAAAGTTATACAACACCAACCCCCAAACCCCAAAAGAGGAAAAAAATAATCTTAAAAGAATACCGAAAATAAAACAGGCACCGTTACATGGCAACTTCCGACCTAACAACGACTCAAACGACGGCCGACGATCACGGCGGTGAAGGGACCATCTCGGCCCTCCATCCAGACATCATTCGGGCCCACATCCTGGCCCGTCTCGACGGCCCAGCACTCGCTTCGGCCTCCAGCGCGTCGTCTCAGCTCCACGCGCTTTCTGCTGACGAGACTCTTTGGCGAGACATATGCACCACCATGTGGCCCTCCATAGCGGATCCCCGCCTCTGCCAGCTCATCCTCTCCGGCTTCCCTTCTGGCCACCGTTCCTTCTTCTCCGACTCTTTCCCGACCATCGGTGAGGTCCCACCTCGGGTATTCAATAATTATCTCAGTGGGCCCTCCGGATTAATCTCCGCCGTCGATATTTTCTACCAAGGTAAGCTGGTCCTCTCCAAGATCCAAGAGACCGAAACCGTGTCAGAGTGGTTCCTCTGCTCGCCGTTTATCGTCGATTTGCTCGACCCGAAAGACCCAGTCCCGACAGAAATACTACGCGCCGCCGTACCCGGGGACGACGACGGCGCGTGGTTGAAACACTTGGAAGATAATTTAACGCTGAGCTGGATCCTAATCGACCCGAACCTTAAGAGGGCGGCGAATGTTTCGAGCCGTAGACCGGTGTCGGTTAAACGACACTGGCTGACCGGAGAGATTCAGCTCCGGTTCTCGACGGTGATGGCGGGCGAAGGAAGTAATGGGTCGCCGGGGTGGTGGGTTGGAGCGGCGACGAGGGAGGTGGTGCAGTGCGGGGTGGTGGTGACGTGCGGGGGTGACAAGGAAGGAGGGAGGATGTACGTGAGGGAGGTGGGGCTGCACGTGGAGGACATGGAAGGGAAGCACCTCAAGGGGAGTGAGAGCTTGGTTATATTGGGGAACGCCGTGGAAGGCGGGGCCAGGAGAAAGGCACGGAAGAGTACGGAGGGGAAAGAGAGGTACGAGGAATATTTGGGATTgacgagagagagaagagagagaaagcagAGTCGAGAGAGAGCTCTTGACTTGGCCTGCATCGCTACTGGCCTCTCTATCTTTGTCCTTTTTTGGTCTTTCATTCTCTTCAGATAAAAAAACTACTGGTTGGTTATACAGTTATTACAGTTACTCAGTACATAATATTACTGAAATTACAAATATAACGATAATTATCTCAATTAAATTATATGTTTCTTTATGTAACAGATACGTTGGTAGAAATATGAAcatccatatattttttttcattaattatttGGGCTACAGtatttaattataattcattttttatttctttattatcGGATTGAGAAAAATAGTGCCGACTGATTAAATCAAGTAGTTGTCTTTTCTGGATCTTCATAATTCAAAACGTTTTTTTTAATTCCCTGCAGACAAACTAAGGAGCCGAGTCATATTATTTATCATTACGAGGAAGAACTGCTTTAttgaattattaataaaatatctaATAGAACTATAGGTgtgttttttaaaatttaatatgcaCATCAATGGTGACATGAGAGAGACTCAAAATTAATTGGTAGGGACTAGGGAGAGGTGAAGAGAGCACCATTAACATCTTCCAGAATCAATCATTTTCATATGAACTAATCCACTTTTAATTAGAATACGATTCTAGTGTAGTATGTAATGCCGAAATGAAAATAATAGTATACTATTAAAGATAAGATTCCCACTTCTCAATTTTGATATTCTACATTCAATTGTAAAATCAAAATCAATAGAACTTCAAACTGTTATGATGATAATTAATGACCTAAATTATATACCACATAAACAAGCTATGATATCAATGAATTGCAGTTTTCGTTGTTATTATAACAATATTAAATATGATTTGATGTTCGGATAAATATTAAAAAGACGTACTGTTTTATTATTCTTTTGTTAAAATAGATTTtgatattaaatttaaattataaattgctttttttttttcaaaaactcTAGTACAAAATATTCTTTTAAGTTTCAAAACCATATCAAACAATTATTCTATAAAAAAAATCCTTGAAATATTTAACATAAGGTGTTAACTATGTCTTATCTGTTTATGCTCTttgttaaaacaccattttatcTAGGGCAAATACTCATTTGCTACAATGTGTGTTTCAACAAGATGACTTGGTACTTTATTTTCCAATAATGATCATTAGATACTCTCTAAATACAAATCATGCATACTTTGGTTACTATTTTGGAAAAAATAAATCAAGAGTTAAATAccgattcttttttttttacagcTAAACTATCTGACGCTTTGGAACGGTATTCAGTTAATACTCAACTGTTAACCCTATTAAATTGTTCTATGTGGCAACATGAATGTACATTCCTGTTGTTTAGGGTTTTGCTGTAATAtgtaaaataaatcaataaaagaaataaatttaattaaagcAAATAGTATTAAATTATGTAATAAAGAGAGAAGTGGAGAAGTCGGCATCTCCCAAAACCAAGCCCTGAGATCAACATCTCCCAAAAGTCAGCTTCTCCCAAAACCAAACTTAGAATTCGACATACCACACTATTACAAAAACAAGCTTTtatgacacttttttagggcactcacctagatgcgagccctaaaaactgcTCCTTACCTTTTTAAgatactcattgagagtccttacagaatttcttttaggacacgcagtgTGAGCCCTACAAAttgatgtgtgtcctaaaagtttgaattttttttaaacaaaagtttctggactttttaggacactcattgagagtccttaaagaatttcttttagaacacgcagtgcgagccctaaaaacttatgtgtgtcctaagagtttgaataattttttttaacaaaagttttattatatattaaatcagaaaagaaaaaaaaaatactcagcccattctctctctctctctctctctctctctctctctctctctctctctctcgcaacTTGCTTCCAGCCACGAACGATGACTCTCCGACCACCCCCCGCCTATACGCGCCACCTAGGCGTCTTCCCCGGTCCTTGAAACCCCTAGCCCCGCGAGCCCCTAGCCGCACACTCCCCCTAGCCCTCTCAACGGAGCCTCCAAAGTTCGACGACTATGTGGGTTTCTGAAACATTTTGGGCATATTCCGACCACCccgagccaaatgaccaccaccattgcattccttgtgctttgggcttcaaaacccactaaaggatcgGACTCAATGATCATTGGAATTGGAATCGACGTTCGCCGGAATCCATGGAGATTCGAGAATTCATGGCTCTAATCCGACCATTCTAGCCCTTTTCATGAGAAACCACCACCACCATGACGTTCCTCGAGCTTTGGGCTTCGAAGCCCAGTCATCGTTTTCCTGTGTAAGGACCGTCGGACACCATCTATTTCCccattggtatgatattgtccgctttgggcctaagccctcacGGATTTGTTTTTGGGCACATTCCCAAAAGGCCTCATGCCAATGGAGATGGTGTCCAACTTTATATACCCAAGATCCTTcccatttctagccaatgtgggactttggttgtacacccaacaATCCTCCCCTCAAACAAAGGACCACCTTGCCTCCCCTCAGACGATTACAGATCTAAACCTGAATCCCtcgattccaacactcaagatcccctTGAGTAAGCTAGATGAATTCCTTCACCAGCTAGATTCAAAATCCCTTCGAATACCTGAATCGCtcgattccaacactcaagatcccctTGAGTAAGCTAGATCAATCCCTTCACCAACTAGATTCGAAATCCCTTTGAATCAGATCTGAACCTCTAATGGCTCTAGCAGCAAGCTTCACCTCCTTTGTTTGACAATTCGAGGATAC contains the following coding sequences:
- the LOC133788907 gene encoding F-box protein At2g27310, encoding MATSDLTTTQTTADDHGGEGTISALHPDIIRAHILARLDGPALASASSASSQLHALSADETLWRDICTTMWPSIADPRLCQLILSGFPSGHRSFFSDSFPTIGEVPPRVFNNYLSGPSGLISAVDIFYQGKLVLSKIQETETVSEWFLCSPFIVDLLDPKDPVPTEILRAAVPGDDDGAWLKHLEDNLTLSWILIDPNLKRAANVSSRRPVSVKRHWLTGEIQLRFSTVMAGEGSNGSPGWWVGAATREVVQCGVVVTCGGDKEGGRMYVREVGLHVEDMEGKHLKGSESLVILGNAVEGGARRKARKSTEGKERYEEYLGLTRERRERKQSRERALDLACIATGLSIFVLFWSFILFR